The Acidianus infernus genome window below encodes:
- the mcm gene encoding minichromosome maintenance protein MCM, with protein METQQIDLPTEFENFIKNFKDSSGNYKYMNQLNEMIAYRKKSLLLDFSDIYSYNDKIATEIIANPLYTLKILDEKLLKIISEIDPTYPDEVERVHVRLINLPRTIELRKIRSNYINKLITVEGILTKQTPVKERAYKVVFKHIHPDCNQEFEWPEGDEEMDEIIKTPTVCPLCGKPGQFEIVAEKTKLTDWQKVILQERPEEVPPGQLPRQLEVVLEDDLVDSARPGDRVKITGILLIKQDSIVKRGSRAVFDVYMKALSIEVSQKVLDEVEITDEDKKKIEDLAKDPWIKQKIISSIAPSIFDHWEIKEAIALALFGGVPRVMPDGTRIRGDIHVLIIGDPGTAKSQILQFAARVAPRSVYTTGKGATAAGLTAAVVREKNSGDYYLEAGALVLADGGIAVIDEIDKMREEDRVAIHEAMEQQTVSIAKAGIVAKLNARATIIAAGNPKFGRYIAERGISENIDLPPTILSRFDLIFILVDKPGDEDQRLATHILDMHGGKQVKDIIPVDLLKKYIAYARKYVNPELTEEAKQLLADFYVEMRKKSSETPDSPILITPRQLEALIRLSEAYARMALRKTVTKEDAENAINIMRIFLEKVGIDVESGTMDIDTIMTGKPKSAREKMVKIMEIIDTLSGSEGCAKLREIVKEAEREGIERQSTEKLISDMKKSGLIYEAKPECYKKV; from the coding sequence TTGGAAACCCAACAAATTGATTTACCAACAGAGTTTGAGAACTTTATTAAGAATTTCAAGGACTCCTCGGGAAACTATAAATACATGAATCAATTGAACGAAATGATAGCCTATAGAAAGAAAAGTCTTTTGCTAGATTTTAGTGATATATATTCTTATAATGATAAGATAGCTACTGAAATAATTGCCAATCCTTTATATACACTCAAAATTCTTGACGAAAAACTACTTAAAATAATATCAGAAATAGATCCAACGTATCCAGATGAAGTTGAAAGAGTACATGTAAGACTAATAAATCTTCCAAGAACTATAGAATTAAGAAAGATAAGAAGTAATTATATCAATAAGCTGATTACAGTAGAAGGTATACTTACTAAGCAAACCCCAGTTAAGGAAAGAGCATACAAAGTGGTGTTTAAGCATATCCATCCAGATTGCAATCAAGAGTTTGAATGGCCAGAAGGAGACGAAGAAATGGATGAAATAATAAAAACTCCAACCGTATGTCCACTATGCGGAAAGCCAGGACAATTTGAAATAGTTGCAGAGAAAACTAAATTAACAGATTGGCAAAAGGTCATCTTACAAGAAAGGCCGGAAGAAGTGCCACCAGGCCAATTACCTAGGCAACTGGAAGTAGTCCTGGAAGATGATTTAGTAGATTCTGCTAGACCAGGAGATAGGGTAAAGATAACTGGCATTTTATTAATCAAGCAGGATTCTATAGTAAAAAGAGGCAGTAGAGCAGTATTTGATGTATACATGAAAGCTTTAAGCATAGAAGTTTCACAGAAAGTTCTAGACGAAGTAGAAATAACGGACGAGGATAAAAAGAAAATAGAAGATCTAGCTAAAGATCCATGGATAAAACAAAAAATTATATCTTCAATAGCACCATCAATATTTGATCATTGGGAAATAAAAGAAGCAATAGCTTTAGCTTTATTTGGCGGAGTTCCTAGGGTAATGCCAGACGGAACAAGAATAAGAGGAGATATACACGTACTTATAATAGGAGATCCAGGAACTGCAAAGTCGCAAATTTTGCAGTTCGCAGCTAGAGTTGCACCTAGATCAGTTTATACTACAGGAAAAGGTGCAACTGCTGCCGGTTTAACGGCCGCTGTAGTAAGAGAGAAAAACAGTGGTGATTATTATTTAGAAGCTGGGGCTTTAGTATTAGCAGACGGAGGAATTGCAGTAATTGATGAAATAGATAAAATGAGAGAAGAAGATAGAGTTGCCATACACGAAGCCATGGAACAACAAACTGTTTCAATAGCAAAAGCTGGCATTGTAGCAAAGCTTAATGCTAGAGCTACTATAATTGCTGCTGGCAACCCTAAGTTTGGAAGATATATTGCAGAAAGAGGAATTTCAGAAAACATTGATTTACCGCCTACCATACTGTCAAGGTTTGACTTAATTTTCATACTAGTTGATAAGCCAGGTGATGAAGATCAGAGATTAGCTACTCATATTCTAGATATGCACGGAGGTAAGCAGGTAAAGGATATTATACCGGTTGATTTACTCAAGAAGTATATAGCCTATGCCAGAAAGTACGTAAATCCAGAATTAACAGAAGAGGCTAAACAGTTATTAGCAGATTTTTACGTTGAAATGAGAAAGAAGAGCAGTGAAACTCCAGATTCTCCAATACTTATAACACCAAGGCAGCTTGAAGCCTTAATTAGATTATCGGAGGCTTACGCCAGAATGGCACTAAGAAAAACTGTAACAAAGGAAGATGCTGAAAATGCTATAAATATAATGAGGATATTCCTAGAAAAAGTTGGGATCGACGTAGAGTCAGGCACGATGGATATTGATACTATAATGACTGGAAAGCCTAAGAGTGCTAGAGAAAAAATGGTCAAAATTATGGAAATAATAGATACATTATCTGGATCTGAAGGTTGCGCAAAATTAAGGGAAATTGTTAAGGAAGCAGAAAGAGAAGGAATAGAAAGGCAAAGCACTGAAAAACTAATTTCCGATATGAAAAAGAGCGGATTAATTTACGAAGCAAAACCAGAGTGTTACAAGAAAGTTTAA
- a CDS encoding DUF1641 domain-containing protein: MDKLGLIDVVNGLLDDEEYLGKIMGAIVNDKTLSLINNFNKITGLLDFFMDAETMDNIKYALSLVGKLKSSGIIDPIIGILQDEEYMSKIMGAIVNDKVLELIGKWNNIVDLISDLTDDETLSAIKSVVGLLKDLNKTGILDPIKGILRDEEYMGKIMGALINDFTLNLISNWNQITSDLSKIDLTNFKYYIQLINSIGEGLKEGKTMDTINLVKEIAKEQSTVNLLTAIGNALKAEKVKPIGLGGLLSSLRDPQVQKGLGVVIEILRNIGSYYKS, encoded by the coding sequence TTGGACAAACTAGGCCTTATAGATGTAGTTAATGGACTACTTGATGATGAGGAATATTTAGGAAAAATAATGGGAGCAATAGTAAATGATAAGACTCTTAGTTTAATAAATAACTTTAATAAGATTACTGGATTGCTTGACTTTTTCATGGACGCAGAAACTATGGATAATATAAAATATGCCCTTAGTCTAGTAGGCAAACTAAAGAGTTCTGGAATTATAGATCCTATAATAGGAATTTTACAAGACGAAGAGTACATGAGCAAAATAATGGGGGCAATAGTAAATGATAAGGTACTAGAGTTAATAGGTAAATGGAATAATATAGTTGATCTTATATCTGATCTAACCGATGACGAGACTCTTTCTGCAATAAAATCTGTGGTTGGATTACTTAAAGATCTAAACAAAACAGGGATCTTAGATCCTATAAAAGGTATATTACGCGATGAGGAGTACATGGGAAAAATAATGGGGGCATTAATTAACGACTTCACATTAAACTTAATAAGTAACTGGAATCAGATAACGTCAGATTTATCTAAAATTGATCTAACAAATTTCAAGTACTATATACAACTAATAAACTCTATTGGAGAAGGATTGAAAGAAGGAAAGACAATGGATACTATAAACTTAGTAAAAGAGATCGCAAAAGAGCAATCGACAGTCAACTTATTAACGGCAATAGGAAATGCGTTAAAAGCTGAAAAAGTAAAGCCTATCGGATTAGGCGGATTATTATCGAGCCTAAGAGATCCACAAGTTCAGAAAGGCTTAGGAGTAGTAATAGAAATTTTAAGGAATATTGGATCGTATTATAAGTCATGA
- a CDS encoding CDP-2,3-bis-(O-geranylgeranyl)-sn-glycerol synthase produces MLEELLIALVIYFPAFAANGSAPFVRKGHPIDFNKNFFDGRRIFGDGKTFEGLLVALTFGTIIGVIIAKFWGASWIFISFIESLAAMLGDMAGAFIKRRLNIPRGGRALGLDQLDFVLGSSLALVLLHVNIELCQFLFIILIAFIMHILTNNVAYRLKIKSVPW; encoded by the coding sequence TTGCTTGAGGAATTATTAATTGCCTTAGTAATATATTTTCCTGCATTTGCTGCTAATGGTTCTGCGCCTTTCGTCAGGAAAGGACATCCTATCGATTTTAATAAAAATTTCTTTGACGGTAGAAGAATTTTTGGTGATGGTAAGACTTTTGAAGGCTTATTAGTTGCTTTAACTTTTGGTACCATTATAGGTGTTATAATTGCCAAATTTTGGGGAGCTTCTTGGATTTTTATTTCCTTCATAGAATCATTAGCGGCAATGCTTGGTGACATGGCTGGAGCATTTATAAAGAGGAGGCTAAATATTCCTAGAGGAGGGAGAGCATTAGGTTTAGACCAGTTAGACTTTGTATTAGGGTCGTCTCTGGCATTGGTTCTTTTACATGTTAATATTGAATTATGTCAATTTCTCTTTATTATTCTAATAGCATTTATAATGCATATACTTACTAATAATGTAGCATATCGATTAAAAATAAAAAGTGTTCCGTGGTAG
- a CDS encoding ATPase, with translation MKILVNGLLPFDSGKTTFSLMLIRELKAVGIKLFPLKPVAGHNAWYSFNTLLRSYDLGILVGNDALKYYDETKEDIRKINPFAVLLSPVDLEILNFNVEYYNSLMANGYPVMIRISCGNNDKYYATETHLIPKTMKDVLQQIYERFKPEIVSSNELRETINNSWYITESCIQHREDEIIESYNDASAPIPSAINVDYVFLVSPAKAFAIKGEEFRKVVSLFSLPPWIIRTSNLIKYLKIEKSFDLEIFTSKNDKIIDYLIHDL, from the coding sequence ATGAAAATCCTAGTAAACGGATTATTGCCCTTTGATTCTGGTAAAACGACTTTTTCACTAATGCTCATAAGAGAGTTAAAAGCTGTTGGAATAAAATTATTTCCACTAAAGCCGGTTGCAGGTCATAATGCTTGGTATAGTTTCAATACATTATTAAGAAGCTATGATCTTGGAATATTAGTAGGTAATGATGCTTTAAAGTATTACGATGAAACAAAGGAAGACATAAGAAAAATAAATCCTTTTGCTGTACTATTATCTCCAGTAGACTTAGAAATATTGAACTTTAATGTAGAATATTATAATTCCCTTATGGCTAACGGTTATCCAGTAATGATCAGAATTTCTTGTGGAAATAATGATAAATATTATGCCACGGAAACTCATCTAATTCCCAAAACAATGAAAGATGTTCTTCAGCAAATTTATGAGAGATTTAAACCAGAGATTGTATCCAGTAACGAGTTAAGGGAGACTATTAATAATTCTTGGTACATTACAGAATCGTGCATTCAACATAGAGAAGATGAAATAATAGAATCATACAATGACGCTTCGGCTCCCATTCCTTCTGCAATTAATGTTGATTACGTCTTCTTAGTTTCGCCCGCTAAAGCTTTTGCAATAAAAGGAGAGGAATTTAGGAAAGTTGTTTCATTGTTTTCTCTCCCGCCCTGGATAATAAGAACTTCAAACTTAATTAAATATTTAAAAATCGAAAAATCATTTGACTTAGAGATATTTACATCAAAAAATGATAAAATTATAGATTATTTAATTCATGACTTATAA
- a CDS encoding ORC1-type DNA replication protein, producing the protein MALPSDIINSSLNSPSVLKDGSKLNPDYIPERLPHREDKLKELTIAFRDIVNDPGKSSVRVVITGRTGTGKTVTARIFGKAFAEQVKNRGIKVEYVHVNCHRERTLYLITLKIAEQLKLSIPPRGLSSQEVFKIIHEYLERRNIYVIITLDEFDYFLNSSPPEDIYFIVRLYDELAVNVKRVSYIFIIRDLTTLSSLDKTVRDHIARDIIEFPPYKSNELYDILQDRVKMAFYDGTVSDDAVKFISDINGFDKGGSGNARLSIETLELAGRIADAEGSPIVTVEHAKKANSRLNEEASIILDELNYLELHPMLLVKALINLSKREKKESFPIGEVEDEYSRLCELLGVEPRRHTQVFEYMRRLKLMGIINTQQSGKGMRGRTTLLSLTFPASQELDDYVTKLIGALKNSEQK; encoded by the coding sequence ATGGCTTTACCTAGTGATATAATAAATAGCAGTTTAAACTCACCTAGCGTGTTAAAAGATGGATCTAAATTAAATCCAGACTATATTCCAGAAAGATTACCTCATAGAGAAGATAAGCTAAAGGAGTTAACAATAGCTTTTAGAGATATAGTTAATGATCCAGGAAAATCGTCAGTGAGAGTAGTTATAACTGGAAGGACTGGTACTGGAAAAACAGTTACTGCGAGGATTTTTGGTAAAGCGTTCGCAGAACAAGTTAAAAATAGGGGAATTAAAGTTGAATATGTTCATGTAAATTGCCACAGAGAAAGGACTTTATATTTAATTACTTTGAAAATTGCAGAGCAACTAAAATTATCTATTCCACCTAGAGGTTTATCTTCACAAGAAGTTTTCAAAATAATTCACGAATATTTGGAAAGAAGAAATATATATGTAATAATAACTCTAGACGAATTTGATTATTTCCTTAATTCATCTCCACCAGAAGACATTTACTTTATTGTAAGGTTATATGATGAATTAGCAGTCAATGTAAAAAGGGTAAGTTATATTTTCATCATTAGAGATTTGACTACGCTATCAAGCCTAGATAAAACAGTAAGAGATCATATAGCTAGAGACATAATAGAATTTCCACCGTATAAGTCAAACGAGTTATATGATATTTTACAAGATAGGGTTAAAATGGCATTTTATGACGGAACAGTTTCAGATGATGCTGTAAAATTCATTTCTGACATTAATGGCTTTGATAAAGGAGGAAGCGGAAATGCCAGACTTTCAATAGAAACTTTAGAGTTGGCTGGAAGAATAGCTGATGCAGAAGGCTCACCTATAGTTACAGTAGAACATGCTAAAAAGGCTAATTCAAGGCTTAATGAAGAGGCTAGTATAATTTTAGATGAATTAAATTACCTAGAATTGCATCCTATGTTGCTAGTTAAAGCTTTGATAAACTTGTCAAAAAGAGAGAAAAAAGAGTCATTCCCCATAGGAGAAGTAGAAGATGAATATTCAAGATTATGCGAGCTATTAGGCGTAGAGCCTAGGAGACATACTCAAGTCTTTGAGTATATGAGAAGACTAAAACTAATGGGAATAATCAATACACAACAGAGCGGTAAAGGAATGAGAGGAAGAACAACTTTACTTTCATTAACATTCCCTGCTAGCCAAGAATTAGACGATTATGTAACAAAATTGATAGGGGCGTTGAAGAATTCAGAGCAGAAATGA
- a CDS encoding THUMP domain-containing protein: MLNNNMEPKLIITTLPGKDKKCKAEILDRLLIKDENVQIDEIKQNVFLIYSKLSPLEAYGLIISAPPSCIGRIFTIDKISDLSNIFEDAEKLLSSRKFKKFYVECINRGNKQVDCRSIEIGIGLRMKGKLEVDYKNPDYILFVNLIGDKVYLSIMRKGQEKVSVNTL; this comes from the coding sequence ATGCTTAATAACAATATGGAACCTAAGCTGATTATTACCACGTTACCTGGAAAAGATAAGAAATGCAAAGCCGAGATACTTGATAGGCTTTTAATAAAAGATGAGAATGTGCAAATAGATGAGATTAAGCAAAATGTATTCCTCATTTATTCTAAACTTTCTCCACTAGAGGCTTACGGTTTAATAATTTCAGCACCTCCTTCATGTATAGGTAGGATTTTTACTATAGATAAGATAAGCGACTTATCCAATATTTTTGAAGACGCAGAAAAATTATTATCTTCTAGAAAATTCAAAAAATTTTATGTAGAATGTATTAATAGAGGTAATAAACAAGTTGATTGTAGGTCAATAGAAATAGGAATAGGCTTAAGAATGAAAGGCAAATTAGAAGTAGATTATAAGAATCCAGACTATATTCTTTTTGTAAATTTAATAGGCGATAAGGTCTATTTGTCAATAATGAGGAAGGGTCAGGAAAAAGTTTCGGTTAACACTCTCTAA
- the psmB gene encoding archaeal proteasome endopeptidase complex subunit beta, whose amino-acid sequence METPKIKPWKGTTTVGILAKDGVVLAADRRASEGFFVANKMVRKILYITDNIGITTAGSVADLQFLYYVLKNLYHYNYISGNRPTTVKALATYLANTLSQTKYFPYLVQILIGGYDTQPRLYNLDYFGDMTEEKYVATGSGSPVAMGVLEDEYREDLTADQAMDIAARAVLSAIKRDSYTGTGVIVSKITKTGHVEKEVYLRKGAVNAS is encoded by the coding sequence ATGGAAACTCCTAAGATAAAGCCTTGGAAAGGAACTACCACTGTAGGCATTTTAGCGAAAGATGGCGTAGTATTAGCAGCAGATAGAAGAGCTAGCGAGGGATTTTTTGTTGCAAATAAGATGGTGAGAAAGATACTATATATAACAGATAATATTGGTATAACCACGGCAGGGAGTGTGGCAGATTTACAATTTCTATACTACGTATTAAAAAATTTATACCATTATAATTATATCTCAGGAAATAGACCTACTACTGTAAAAGCTTTAGCAACGTATTTGGCTAATACTCTTTCTCAGACTAAGTATTTCCCCTATTTAGTTCAGATTCTGATAGGAGGATATGATACTCAGCCTAGATTATATAACTTAGATTACTTTGGAGATATGACTGAGGAAAAATACGTTGCCACTGGATCTGGTTCTCCAGTAGCAATGGGCGTTCTGGAGGACGAATATAGAGAAGATTTGACTGCAGATCAAGCAATGGATATTGCAGCAAGAGCAGTTTTATCAGCAATAAAAAGGGATTCTTATACTGGAACTGGAGTTATTGTATCAAAGATAACTAAAACTGGCCATGTAGAAAAGGAAGTCTATTTAAGGAAGGGAGCGGTTAATGCAAGTTAA
- the moaC gene encoding cyclic pyranopterin monophosphate synthase MoaC: MTEARMVDISEKQPVLRIAVAEGYIKLKKETINKIKRGEIEKGDVITVAKVAGIMAAKKTPEILPMCHPIPLESINVDVELEEDKVRVKTEVKAHYKTGVEMEALTATSVALLTIWDMVKKYEKNEEGQYTTTQIDGIKVVNKLKISSS, from the coding sequence ATGACAGAGGCAAGAATGGTAGATATTAGTGAAAAACAACCAGTACTTAGAATAGCTGTAGCGGAAGGTTATATTAAATTAAAAAAAGAGACCATAAATAAAATTAAAAGAGGAGAAATAGAGAAAGGAGACGTGATAACTGTAGCTAAGGTAGCAGGAATAATGGCTGCAAAGAAAACTCCTGAAATATTACCTATGTGTCATCCTATACCTTTAGAATCAATAAATGTTGACGTGGAACTAGAAGAAGATAAAGTTAGAGTTAAAACGGAAGTAAAGGCCCATTATAAGACTGGAGTCGAAATGGAAGCGTTAACTGCTACGTCTGTGGCATTGCTAACAATATGGGATATGGTTAAAAAATATGAGAAAAATGAAGAAGGCCAATATACAACTACACAAATTGATGGAATAAAAGTCGTTAATAAGCTTAAGATTTCTTCCTCTTAG
- a CDS encoding replication factor C small subunit, with amino-acid sequence MEEEILWAEKYRPRSLDDIVNQKDIVERLKRFVKEKNMPHLLFAGPPGTGKTTAALALVHDLYGDSYEQFFLELNASDERGIDVIRNKVKEFARTMVSSSVPFKVILLDEADNMTADAQQALRRTMELYTESTRFILACNYLSKIIDPIQSRTALFRFYPLKKEDVVSRLEYIAKEEKVEYDEKALETIYDVTMGDMRKAINTLQAASAYGKVTVETVFKVLGLAQPKEVRDMLKLALSGKFMEAREKLRSLLVTYGLSGEDIVKQLHRELTSNELQIPEELRVLLMDYIGEVEFRIIEGADDEIQLSALLAKIAIYGNKYVGSSK; translated from the coding sequence ATGGAAGAAGAAATCCTTTGGGCGGAGAAATATAGGCCAAGAAGTTTAGACGATATAGTTAATCAAAAAGACATAGTTGAAAGATTAAAAAGATTCGTGAAAGAAAAGAACATGCCACACTTACTTTTTGCTGGTCCGCCTGGTACTGGTAAAACTACTGCTGCATTGGCTCTAGTTCACGACCTTTATGGAGATTCATATGAGCAATTCTTTTTAGAATTAAACGCAAGTGATGAAAGAGGAATTGATGTAATCAGGAATAAGGTTAAAGAATTTGCCAGGACTATGGTTTCATCCTCTGTACCGTTTAAAGTGATTTTACTTGATGAGGCAGATAATATGACAGCCGATGCTCAGCAGGCATTAAGAAGAACAATGGAGCTTTATACGGAATCAACAAGGTTTATACTCGCTTGTAATTATTTAAGTAAAATAATTGACCCTATTCAGTCTAGGACTGCACTCTTTAGGTTTTATCCGCTAAAGAAAGAAGACGTAGTTAGCAGACTTGAGTATATAGCAAAAGAAGAGAAAGTAGAATACGATGAGAAAGCACTAGAGACTATTTACGATGTTACTATGGGTGATATGAGAAAAGCGATAAATACGCTTCAAGCAGCATCGGCTTATGGAAAAGTTACCGTTGAGACTGTTTTTAAGGTTCTTGGACTTGCACAGCCTAAAGAAGTTAGAGATATGCTAAAGCTTGCGTTATCTGGAAAATTCATGGAAGCTAGGGAAAAGTTGAGGTCATTACTAGTTACATATGGACTATCTGGTGAGGATATAGTTAAACAGCTTCATAGAGAATTGACTTCTAATGAATTGCAAATTCCAGAAGAGTTAAGAGTATTATTAATGGATTACATAGGTGAGGTTGAGTTTAGAATAATAGAAGGAGCTGATGATGAAATCCAATTGTCCGCATTACTAGCTAAAATAGCTATTTATGGAAATAAATATGTAGGGTCTTCTAAATGA
- a CDS encoding replication factor C large subunit, with the protein MTLPWIIKYRPKSLNDVENQDDVKQELKRWIESWLSGKPENKALLLYGPPGTGKTTLAQALAHDYGLELLEMNASDSRNLEAIKNIAQRAAVSGSLFGIKGKLIFLDEVDGINARQDMGAIPAIAELVQKTRYPVLLAANDPWDPSLRELRNLAKLVEVKKLGKYALRKILGKICTSEKLQCDDDALDEIIEISDGDARYAINLLEATAEGFKKVTVESVKEFARRKESELDPFETVRGVFWAKYAWQAKNAVTSSQVDYDLLMKWFSENIPVQYDNMEDVYRAYDALARASIFLSRAKTSSWDMLSYTFDMMGPGVAMAEIEKQNPGWKPKWRKYQFPQTIQLLSKSKSNREIRDKIVSKIASKIHSSENKTLNDVYPLFLQFYKKYEDKLSKDMDLSPDEINFLNEISGRSQEAEEEKEETSYSKTGATSKRYYSSGGRGYTTKRKKS; encoded by the coding sequence ATGACTTTACCATGGATAATAAAGTATAGGCCTAAATCATTAAACGACGTTGAAAACCAGGATGACGTAAAACAAGAGTTAAAAAGATGGATCGAAAGTTGGTTGTCAGGAAAACCAGAAAATAAGGCTTTATTGCTATATGGTCCACCTGGAACTGGGAAAACTACATTAGCCCAGGCTTTAGCTCACGATTACGGTCTGGAATTATTAGAAATGAATGCTAGTGATAGCAGAAATCTAGAGGCAATAAAAAATATAGCACAAAGAGCAGCGGTAAGTGGTAGCCTTTTTGGCATAAAAGGGAAGCTAATCTTTCTAGATGAAGTTGATGGAATAAATGCAAGGCAAGATATGGGTGCAATTCCAGCAATAGCTGAACTAGTTCAAAAGACTAGATATCCAGTGTTATTAGCTGCAAATGATCCTTGGGATCCTTCTTTAAGAGAATTAAGAAACCTTGCAAAATTAGTTGAAGTTAAAAAACTTGGTAAATATGCTTTGAGGAAAATTCTTGGAAAAATATGCACTTCCGAAAAGTTGCAATGCGATGACGATGCTCTAGACGAAATTATAGAAATTAGTGATGGAGATGCTAGATATGCTATAAACCTTTTAGAAGCTACGGCAGAAGGATTTAAGAAGGTTACAGTAGAGAGCGTAAAGGAATTCGCCAGAAGAAAAGAGAGCGAATTAGATCCTTTTGAAACCGTAAGAGGAGTGTTTTGGGCAAAATATGCCTGGCAAGCTAAAAATGCAGTAACTAGTTCTCAAGTGGATTATGATTTGCTCATGAAATGGTTCTCAGAAAACATACCAGTTCAGTACGATAATATGGAAGATGTATATAGAGCGTATGACGCACTTGCCAGGGCGTCAATATTCTTGTCTAGGGCAAAGACTTCTAGCTGGGATATGTTAAGCTATACTTTTGATATGATGGGGCCTGGAGTTGCTATGGCCGAAATCGAGAAACAAAATCCTGGCTGGAAACCTAAGTGGAGGAAATACCAGTTTCCTCAAACTATCCAATTGCTCTCTAAATCGAAATCTAATAGGGAGATTAGGGATAAAATAGTTAGTAAAATAGCTAGTAAAATTCATTCATCTGAGAATAAAACTCTTAACGACGTTTATCCTTTATTCTTACAATTTTATAAGAAATATGAAGATAAATTGAGCAAAGACATGGATTTATCCCCAGACGAGATTAACTTTCTTAATGAAATATCTGGTAGATCTCAAGAAGCCGAAGAAGAAAAAGAAGAAACTAGTTATAGTAAAACTGGCGCAACGTCAAAAAGGTACTATAGTAGTGGAGGAAGAGGATATACTACTAAGAGGAAGAAATCTTAA
- a CDS encoding YbhB/YbcL family Raf kinase inhibitor-like protein has protein sequence MQVKSSFKNEEFIPVKYTCDGEDISPPLEWDKVDNAKTYAIIVEDPDAPAGTFIHWVIYNIKGNSLPENVPKKEKSEYGIQGINDFELIGYNGPCPPRTHGAHRYYFNVYALDTELDYKSKITADELKEMMEGHILATGSIMGKYKRK, from the coding sequence ATGCAAGTTAAATCGAGTTTTAAGAATGAAGAATTCATTCCAGTAAAGTATACGTGCGATGGAGAAGATATATCGCCACCTTTAGAATGGGACAAAGTAGATAATGCCAAAACTTATGCAATAATAGTAGAAGATCCAGATGCGCCGGCTGGTACTTTCATACATTGGGTTATTTATAATATAAAGGGTAACTCCTTACCAGAAAATGTTCCAAAAAAAGAGAAAAGCGAATATGGAATTCAAGGGATTAATGACTTTGAACTTATAGGTTATAATGGACCTTGTCCCCCAAGAACTCACGGTGCTCATAGATATTATTTTAATGTATACGCTTTAGATACTGAATTAGATTATAAATCTAAAATCACCGCAGACGAACTTAAGGAAATGATGGAAGGTCATATTTTGGCTACTGGTAGCATAATGGGTAAGTACAAGAGGAAGTGA